The Mangifera indica cultivar Alphonso unplaced genomic scaffold, CATAS_Mindica_2.1 Un_0049, whole genome shotgun sequence genome window below encodes:
- the LOC123206797 gene encoding lipoamide acyltransferase component of branched-chain alpha-keto acid dehydrogenase complex, mitochondrial-like isoform X2: MIGRRIWQKRPWSRNWSSGRTLLCPFTYHESITSSLPGLKAPVLGFLTGHASLLLGSANNNLKDFSILCAVNRCSYSSHALADVPVGGVVDVPLAQTGEGIAECELLKWFVKEGDQVDEFQPLCEVQSDKATIEITSRYKGKVAKILHVPGNIVKVGETLLKMVVEECLVSAPSSDVLESAKPPGSKDMSLPNSKQNENAMGGILCTPAVRHLAKQYGVNLNDVRGSGKDRRILKEDVVKYSAQKGIVEASSASDSSDSEEGNESFAFAEVILDDKTVPLRGYQRTMVKTMSMAAKVPHFHYVEEINCDALVDLKTSFQNNNSDPNVKYTFLPLLLKSLSMALSKYPFMNSCFNEESLEVILRGSHNIGVAMATPNGLVVPNIKNVQSLSIAEITKELSRLQQSSRDNKLSPGDISGGTITLSNIGAIGGKFGSPLVNLPEVAIIALGRIQRVPHFADDGIVYPTSIVTVTAFI, translated from the exons ATGATCGGTAGAAGGATTTGGCAGAAGCGGCCTTGGAGCCGGAACTGGAGCTCCGGCCGGACATTGCTGTGTCCGTTCACCTATCATGAGTCAATTACGTCTTCTTTGCCGGGGCTGAAGGCTCCAGTGCTAGGTTTTCTCACTGGTCATGCTTCACTATTGTTGGGCTCGGCTAATAATAATCTTAAGGAC TTCAGCATCCTCTGTGCAGTGAATAGATGTAGCTACTCAAGTCATGCTTTGGCAGATGTTCCGGTAGGTGGAGTAGTTGATGTACCATTGGCACAAACAGGTGAAGGTATTGCTGAGTGTGAACTCCTCAAATGGTTTGTTAAAGAG GGGGATCAAGTTGATGAGTTTCAACCACTTTGTGAAGTTCAGAGTGACAAAGCAACTATTGAAATAACAAGTCGTTACAAAGGAAAAGTTGCTAAAATTCTCCATGTTCCTGGAAACATTGTGaag GTTGGTGAAACTCTACTAAAGATGGTTGTTGAGGAATGTCTTGTGTCAGCACCTAGTTCAGATGTTTTGGAAAGTGCAAAACCACCAGGTTCCAAGGACATGAGCTTACCCAATTCTAAGCAGAATGAAAATGCAATGGGTGGAATTCTATGCACTCCTGCTGTACGGCACCTTGCAAAGCAATATGGTGTAAACTTAAATGATGTCCGTGGAAGTGGTAAAGACAGGAGGATATTGAAAGAAGATGTGGTTAAATATTCTGCTCAGAAAGGAATTGTTGAAGCTTCATCTGCCAGTGATAGTTCTGACTCAGAAGAAGGAAATGAGTCATTTGCATTTGCAGAAGTTATTTTAGATGATAAGACAGTCCCCTTGAG GGGATACCAGAGAACAATGGTCAAAACCATGTCCATGGCTGCTAAAGTCCCACATTTTCATTATGTAGAAGAGATAAATTGTGATGCGCTTGTGGATCTTAAAACatcttttcaaaataataattctgaTCCAAATGTTAAGTACACATTCCTTCCTTTATTGCTAAAGTCACTTTCAATGGCTTTGAGCAAATATCCCTTCATGAATAGTTGCTTCAATGAGGAGTCACTTGAGGTGATCCTTAGAG GTTCCCACAATATCGGAGTTGCCATGGCTACTCCAAATGGTCTAGTTGTACCAAACATAAAGAATGTGCAGTCCCTTTCCATTGCAGAG ATAACGAAGGAGCTGTCACGCTTGCAACAATCATCAAGGGACAACAAGCTTAGTCCTGGAGACATATCTGGTGGAACAATAACTCTAAGCAACATTGGAGCAATTGGTGGAAAGTTTGGATCTCCTCTTGTCAACTTGCCTGAAGTTGCAATCATTGCACTTGGCCGAATACAGAGAGTTCCACACTTTGCGGACGATGGAATTGTGTACCCCACATCAATAGTGACG GTTACAGCTTTCATCTGA
- the LOC123206787 gene encoding protein DETOXIFICATION 55-like, whose amino-acid sequence MKMFAAEKSQKYPAMPEVVEELKTISGIGLPLAAMSLVGYLKNMFLVVCVGRLGSLELAGGALAIGFTNITGYSVLSGLAMGMEPLCGQGFGSKNLTLVSLTLKRTVFLLLLASVAIGFLWLNLEPLMLLLHQDPDITKVASIYCRYAIPDLIANSLLHPLRIYLRSKGTTWPLMWCTLLSVVFHLPVTVFLAFNLGLGVPGIAISNFTTNFITLFFLVCYIYYTRTPEEMPLCTPLTIDQSLPLSVTSFSSLGDEWRVLLQLAIPSCVAVCLEWWWYEFMTILAGYLINPRVALATSALVIQTTSLMYTLPMALSASVSSRVGNELGAGRPKKANLAAVVTIGLALFVSIFGLLGTTLGREAWGKVFTKDSEVLALTKTVLPIIGLCELANCPQTTSCGILRGSARAGIGATINFYSFYLVGAPLAIVLAFVWKLGFVGLCYGLLGAQIACLISVLTVVFNTDWEKESIKAADLVGKSNFSAHADLTVQCEEGLVGFLDDMSPYD is encoded by the exons ATGAAGATGTTTGCAGCAGAGAAATCGCAGAAGTATCCGGCAATGCCAGag GTGGTGGAGGAGCTGAAGACAATATCAGGCATTGGTTTGCCATTAGCGGCTATGAGCTTGGTGGGATATctcaaaaatatgtttttagttGTGTGCGTGGGAAGACTTGGAAGCCTTGAACTTGCAGGCGGGGCTTTAGCCATCGGCTTTACAAACATCACCGGCTATTCGGTTTTATCAGGCTTGGCCATGGGGATGGAGCCCCTTTGTGGTCAAGGTTTTGGGTCAAAAAATCTGACTTTAGTATCTCTCACTCTAAAGAGAACAGTTTTTCTGCTACTTCTTGCTTCAGTAGCTATTGGGTTTTTATGGCTCAACCTTGAACCTCTCATGCTTCTCCTCCATCAGGACCCCGATATAACAAAAGTTGCTAGCATTTATTGTCGCTATGCCATCCCAGACCTTATCGCCAACAGCCTTCTTCATCCTTTACGTATTTATTTGCGTAGTAAAGGGACAACATGGCCATTAATGTGGTGCACCTTACTCTCAGTTGTTTTTCACCTCCCTGTCACTGTTTTTTTGGCCTTCAATCTTGGTCTTGGTGTGCCTGGAATCGCAATTTCCAACTTCACCACCAATTTCATCACCCTTTTCTTCCTTGTTTGTTACATTTACTACACTCGCACCCCCGAGGAAATGCCCTTATGCACACCATTAACAATTGATCAATCGTTGCCACTTTCTGTAACAAGTTTTTCTTCATTAGGAGATGAATGGAGAGTTCTTCTTCAGCTCGCCATACCGAGCTGTGTAGCTGTTTGTTTAGAGTGGTGGTGGTATGAATTCATGACGATTTTAGCCGGGTATTTAATCAATCCTCGCGTTGCTCTTGCAACATCAGCTCTAGTGATACAAACAACCTCTCTAATGTACACATTGCCAATGGCTCTTAGTGCTTCTGTGTCAAGCCGAGTGGGGAACGAACTTGGAGCAGGAAGGCCAAAAAAAGCCAATTTGGCCGCCGTGGTAACCATAGGATTAGCCTTATTTGTGTCAATATTCGGGTTGTTAGGGACAACTCTAGGGAGAGAAGCATGGGGAAAAGTTTTCACTAAAGATAGCGAAGTTCTTGCGCTAACTAAGACTGTGCTGCCCATTATCGGATTGTGTGAGCTAGCAAATTGCCCACAAACCACAAGCTGTGGGATTCTTAGAGGCAGTGCCAGGGCTGGAATTGGAGCAACGATAAACTTTTACTCGTTTTACTTGGTGGGTGCACCATTGGCGATAGTATTGGCGTTTGTTTGGAAATTAGGCTTTGTGGGTCTGTGTTATGGCCTTCTTGGGGCTCAAATTGCATGCCTAATTTCAGTTTTAACTGTGGTGTTCAACACAGATTGGGAAAAAGAATCGATTAAGGCCGCAGACTTGGTAGGCAAAAGTAACTTTTCAGCACATGCAGACCTAACAGTCCAATGTGAAGAAGGTCTTGTTGGTTTTTTAGATGATATGTCACcttatgattaa
- the LOC123206797 gene encoding lipoamide acyltransferase component of branched-chain alpha-keto acid dehydrogenase complex, mitochondrial-like isoform X1 — MIGRRIWQKRPWSRNWSSGRTLLCPFTYHESITSSLPGLKAPVLGFLTGHASLLLGSANNNLKDFSILCAVNRCSYSSHALADVPVGGVVDVPLAQTGEGIAECELLKWFVKEGDQVDEFQPLCEVQSDKATIEITSRYKGKVAKILHVPGNIVKVGETLLKMVVEECLVSAPSSDVLESAKPPGSKDMSLPNSKQNENAMGGILCTPAVRHLAKQYGVNLNDVRGSGKDRRILKEDVVKYSAQKGIVEASSASDSSDSEEGNESFAFAEVILDDKTVPLRGYQRTMVKTMSMAAKVPHFHYVEEINCDALVDLKTSFQNNNSDPNVKYTFLPLLLKSLSMALSKYPFMNSCFNEESLEVILRGSHNIGVAMATPNGLVVPNIKNVQSLSIAEITKELSRLQQSSRDNKLSPGDISGGTITLSNIGAIGGKFGSPLVNLPEVAIIALGRIQRVPHFADDGIVYPTSIVTVNIGADHRVLDGATVARFCNEWKQFIENPELLMLHMR; from the exons ATGATCGGTAGAAGGATTTGGCAGAAGCGGCCTTGGAGCCGGAACTGGAGCTCCGGCCGGACATTGCTGTGTCCGTTCACCTATCATGAGTCAATTACGTCTTCTTTGCCGGGGCTGAAGGCTCCAGTGCTAGGTTTTCTCACTGGTCATGCTTCACTATTGTTGGGCTCGGCTAATAATAATCTTAAGGAC TTCAGCATCCTCTGTGCAGTGAATAGATGTAGCTACTCAAGTCATGCTTTGGCAGATGTTCCGGTAGGTGGAGTAGTTGATGTACCATTGGCACAAACAGGTGAAGGTATTGCTGAGTGTGAACTCCTCAAATGGTTTGTTAAAGAG GGGGATCAAGTTGATGAGTTTCAACCACTTTGTGAAGTTCAGAGTGACAAAGCAACTATTGAAATAACAAGTCGTTACAAAGGAAAAGTTGCTAAAATTCTCCATGTTCCTGGAAACATTGTGaag GTTGGTGAAACTCTACTAAAGATGGTTGTTGAGGAATGTCTTGTGTCAGCACCTAGTTCAGATGTTTTGGAAAGTGCAAAACCACCAGGTTCCAAGGACATGAGCTTACCCAATTCTAAGCAGAATGAAAATGCAATGGGTGGAATTCTATGCACTCCTGCTGTACGGCACCTTGCAAAGCAATATGGTGTAAACTTAAATGATGTCCGTGGAAGTGGTAAAGACAGGAGGATATTGAAAGAAGATGTGGTTAAATATTCTGCTCAGAAAGGAATTGTTGAAGCTTCATCTGCCAGTGATAGTTCTGACTCAGAAGAAGGAAATGAGTCATTTGCATTTGCAGAAGTTATTTTAGATGATAAGACAGTCCCCTTGAG GGGATACCAGAGAACAATGGTCAAAACCATGTCCATGGCTGCTAAAGTCCCACATTTTCATTATGTAGAAGAGATAAATTGTGATGCGCTTGTGGATCTTAAAACatcttttcaaaataataattctgaTCCAAATGTTAAGTACACATTCCTTCCTTTATTGCTAAAGTCACTTTCAATGGCTTTGAGCAAATATCCCTTCATGAATAGTTGCTTCAATGAGGAGTCACTTGAGGTGATCCTTAGAG GTTCCCACAATATCGGAGTTGCCATGGCTACTCCAAATGGTCTAGTTGTACCAAACATAAAGAATGTGCAGTCCCTTTCCATTGCAGAG ATAACGAAGGAGCTGTCACGCTTGCAACAATCATCAAGGGACAACAAGCTTAGTCCTGGAGACATATCTGGTGGAACAATAACTCTAAGCAACATTGGAGCAATTGGTGGAAAGTTTGGATCTCCTCTTGTCAACTTGCCTGAAGTTGCAATCATTGCACTTGGCCGAATACAGAGAGTTCCACACTTTGCGGACGATGGAATTGTGTACCCCACATCAATAGTGACG GTTAATATTGGTGCAGACCATAGAGTTCTGGATGGAGCAACTGTTGCAAGATTTTGTAACGAGTGGAAACAGTTTATTGAAAACCCAGAGTTGCTGATGTTGCATATGCGATGA
- the LOC123206786 gene encoding FCS-Like Zinc finger 15-like: protein MVGLSIVLENQKSGSSSNQKSPQVINKATMNMNNNKFSSSSSSSQSNFPVPTFLQRCFLCQQPLLPSKDIYMYKGESAFCSVECRCRQIFNEEEDSIKKENCSLAAMKPASSSSASGSRRKGNKNRGGGGGSGFAY, encoded by the exons ATGGTGGGACTAAGTATAGTCTTGGAGAACCAGAAGTCTGGTAGTTCCAGCAACCAGAAAAGCCCTCAAGTTATCAACAAAGCCACTATgaatatgaacaataataagttctcttcatcatcatcttcttctcagTCAAATTTCCCAGTCCCTACTTTTCTTCAGCGATGCTTTCTCTGCCAACAGCCTCTTTTGCCAAGCAAAGATATTTACATGTACAA AGGAGAGAGTGCTTTTTGTAGCGTGGAGTGCAGGTGCAGGCAAATATTTAACGAAGAAGAAGATAGTATTAAGAAAGAGAACTGTTCGTTGGCTGCCATGAAACCAGCTTCTTCCTCATCAGCATCTGGTTCCCGTCGTAAAGGAAACAAAAACCGAGGAGGAGGAGGTGGCAGCGGCTTTGCTTACTGA